The Pigmentiphaga aceris DNA segment CCAATGGCGGGAATCGACAGGCCGCCTGTGGCAATCACCAAGGACTTTGCCCGTATCGGCCCACTGCTGGTTTGCAGCAAAAACCCGTTTTCCTGTTGCACCACCGATTCCACGCTGCATGGCATGCGCCATTCCACGTGGCCAATATCGCATTCGCTTTTCAGCATGCGAATGATGGCGTCGCTGCTTTCGTCGCAGAACAATTGGCCGCGATGCTTTTCGTGCCAGCCAAGCCGATACCTGGCCATCAAGGCAAGAAAATCGGCCGGGGTATACCGCGACAAGGCTGAACGACAAAAATGCGGGTTGGCCGACACGTAGTTGGCCGGTCCCGCATCTTTGTTGGTGAAATTGCAGCGACCGCCACCAGAAATGCGGATCTTCTCCGCAAGCTTGGTGGCGTGGTCGATCAGCACCACGCGGCGGCCGCGCTGGCCCGCCAACGCGGCACACATCATGCCGGCCGCGCCGGCGCCAATCACGGCAACATCGAACATCAGGTGGTCTTGACGCAGTCCACGTAGTAGACGGTCTTGCCGTGTTCGTCTTCCACTTCGGCCAAGCCGTGGATGTCGGTCTCGAAGCCCGGGAACTGCGAGTTGAACTTGCGCGCGAATTCCAGATACTGAACGATCGTGCGGTTGAAGCGCTCGCCCGGAATCAACAGCGGAATGCCCGGCGGGTACGGGGTCAGCAGCACGGCAGTGATACGGCCTTCCAGCTTGTCGATTTCGACGCGCTCGATTTCCCGGTGCGCCATCATTGCGAAGGCGTCCGACGGCTTCATGGCCGGTTCCATATCGCTCAGGTACATCTCGGTAGTCATGCGCGCCACGTCGTTTTCACGATAGATGTCGTGAATGCGCTGGCACAGGTCGCGCAGGCCGACCTTTTCGTACTGCGGATGGTCGCGTACGAAATCGGGCAGGATGCGCCACATCGGCTGGTTGCGATCGTAATCGTCCTTGAACTGCTGCAGTGCAGTCAGCAGCGTGTTCCAGCGGCCCTTGGTGATGCCGATGGTGAACAGGATGAAGAACGAATACAGGCCGGTCTTTTCCACCACCACGCCGTGTTCGGCCAGGAAGCGGGTCACGATCGATGCCGGAATGCCGGTTTCACCGAACTTGCCCGACACATCCAGGCCCGGGGTGATGATCGTGGCCTTGATCGGGTCCAGCATGTTGAAGCCGTCGGCCAGACCACCGAAGCCGTGCCAGTCGTCGTTGGGCTTCAAAACCCAGTCTTCACGTTCGCCGATGCCATCGGTAGCCAGCGCTTCGGGACCCCAGACCTTGAACCACCAGTCATCGTCACCGAATTCGTCATCGACCTTGCGCATGGCGCGGCGGAAGTCCAGCGCCTCGAAGATGCTTTCCTCGACCAGCGCCGGGCCACCCGGGGCTTCCATCATGGCGGCCGCCACATCGCAGGACGCAATGATGGCGTACTGCGGCGAGGTGGACGTGTGCATCAGGTACGCCTCGTTGAAGATGTGGCGATCCAGTTTACGGTTTTCCGATTCCTGCACGATGATCTGCGAGGCCTGCGAAATACCGGCCAGCAGCTTGTGCGTGGAGTGGGTGGCAAACACCATCGCGTCTTTGCTGCGCGGGCGGTCCACACCAATGGCGTGCATGTTCTTGTAGAAGTGGTGGAAGGCAGCGTGCGGCACCCAGGCTTCGTCGAAGTGCAGCGTATCGACCGTGTCGCCCAGCAGTCCCTTGATGGTCTCGACGTTGTAGACCACGCCGTCATAGGTGCTTTGCGTCAGCGTCAGGATGCGCGGCTTCTTGCTCTTGTCCTTGATGAAAGGATTGGCGTCGATCTTCTTCTGGATGTTTTCCGGGCGGAATTCGTCCAGCGGAATCGGGCCGATGATGCCTAGGTGATTGCGCGTCGGGCGCAGGAACACCGGGATCGCGCCGGTCATGATGATCGCGTGCAGAATCGACTTGTGGCAGTTGCGGTCAACCACCACGATGTCGCCCGTGGCGACCGTGCTGTGCCAGACGATCTTGTTCGACGTGGACGTGCCGTTGGTCACGAAGTAGCAGTGATCGGCGTTGAAGATGCGCGCCGCATTGCGTTCCGATTCCGCGATCGGGCCGGTATGGTCCAGCAGCTGACCCAGTTCATCGACCGCGTTGCAGACGTCGGCGCGCAGCATGTTCTCACCGAAGAACTGGTGGAACATCTGGCCCACGGGGCTTTTCAGGAAGGCAACACCGCCGCCGTGACCCGGGCAGTGCCACGAGTACGAACCGTCTTGTGCGTACTTGACCAGCTCGCGGAAGAACGGCGGGGGCAGGGATTCAAGGTAGCTCTTGGCTTCACGGATGATGTGACGCGCCACGAATTCGGGCGTGTCTTCGAACATGTGAATGAAGCCGTGCAGCTCACGCAGGATGTCGTTCGGAATGTGGCGCGAGGTGCGCGTCTCGCCGTACAGGTAGATCGGGATTTCGGAGTTGCGGAAGCGCAGTTCGCTGATGAAGGTGCGCAGCTTGGCGACCACATTGGCGACGTCTTCCGGAATGCCGGAACCGAATTCCTCGTCGTCGATCGACAGGATGAACGCACTGGCGCGGCTTTGTTGCTGCGCAAACGACGACATGTCGCCGTAACTGGTGATCCCCAGAACTTCCATTCCCTCGGATTCGAGCGCAGCGGCAAGCGCGCGCACACCAAGACCGGACGAGTTCTCGGAGCGGAAATCTTCATCGATGATGACGACGGGAAAACGAAACTTCATGGGGGTTCCTCGGGCGGAAAAGCGAACGCAGCGGCGAGTGTACTGCGTGACCAGGAGCGGCGCGGACGCAAGCGCCCAGCAATGTAATAACGGCCCCAAGGTTCTCAACAAAAGGTGTCAGGAATGCGAATAGCCGACGTGCATGCGGCCTCTGACGCCTGTGCGATGTACTTATCGTTGCAAGAATGCAACCTTGGGTGGTGCAGAAAGCAGTGCAGAAAAGTCGTGCAGCACAAACTCGGAAAGCATGACGCCCGGTCAGGCCGGGCGTCGTGGCTTGCCTGCGAGTTTCAGGTCAGGTGCGCGGCAGCGTCACGCCCTGTTGACCCTGGTATTTGCCACCACGGTCTTTGTACGAGGTTTCGCACACTTCGTCACTTTCCAGGAACAGGAACTGGGCACAGCCCTCGCCTGCATAGATCTTGGCTGGCAGCGGCGTGGTGTTCGAGAACTCCAGCGTCACGTGGCCTTCCCATTCGGGTTCGAGCGGCGTGACATTGACGATGATGCCGCAGCGCGCGTAGGTGCTCTTGCCCAGGCAAATGGTCAGGGTGCTGCGCGGAATGCGGAAGTATTCAACCGTGCGCGCCAGGGCGAAGGAGTTCGGCGGAATGATGCACACCGGCCCCTTGAAGTCGACAAAGGATTTCTCGTCGAATGCCTTGGGATCGACAATGGTCGAGTTGATATTGGTGAAAATCTTGAATTCATCGGCACAGCGTACGTCGTAGCCATAGCTGCTGGTGCCGTAGCTGACGATGCGCTGGCCATTGACCTCGCGCACCTGGCCGGGCTCGAACGGCTCGATCATGCCGTGCGCAAGCGCAGTGCGGCGAATCCAGCGGTCACTCTTGATACTCATGGTCGGGCCTTGGGACAAATGCATGCGCCGACAAGCCGGCACAACGGTAAAAGACGCCGAATTGTAGACGCAATGGCGGACTTTCCGCCGCCACGACCGCAGGGCCGTGGCGACGGCGGGAGTTCAGTCACCGGTCAGTTGCCGAACAACACCGTGTACATCAGGTCAACGCCGTTGATGGTGCCGCCGCGCCCCACCAGCTGCAGGCGTCGCGAAATCTGATAGCTCAGACGGATCACGCCTTCCCGACCCGCCAGCGCCTGCTCGTAGCTGGCGTAGACGTTATCGGAAATGCGCTTGCCCACAATGAAGAACTCCGTCGCCAGGTCGCTGGTGGACGAAGTACTGTCGCCCGCCACCGTGCGTTCCGGCAACAAGCCGCGCGAACTACCGACATTGCCGGAACGGATACCAAGCTCGTCGACCCCCAGCTGACGCGCCAGCGGCACGCCGTCCTTGTCACCCAGCAAGGCAGTTGCGGCGCTGAGCAGCAGACCAGCATCGGCACCACCAGCATCATCCGGTCCCCGGCCCAGCAGCAGCCAGGACAACTTTTCAACGTCGCTGACAGACGGTTCCGACACCAGCGTGATGCGCGGATGGCGCGCCGATCCGCCCACTTGCACCCCTGCTTGCACCAGCGGGCCGACACGCAAGGCCATGATGTCGAGCAGCGGGTCGTCCAGCGGACCCTGGAAGGTGATCACCCCCCGGCGCACGCTCAGCGACTGGCCATAGGCGGCGTACTGACCACCAATGGTGCGCACCGAGCCGTTGGCGCGCAGGTTGCTGCCCTCGCCCAGAATGCGCAGCTTGCCGGCAAGCGCCGTGTCGATGCCCATGCCGCGCAGGTAGAAGCGGTTGCCCAGGTCTACGGATACGTCGATGGATACACCCGTGCTGTTGCCGCGTGCGGGGGCTTCACCGGTGGTGCGTCGGATCACGACATCGGAATCGAGCGTGGCCGGCGAAGACGTACCCAGGAACACCCAGCCCGCGTCGACCGTGGTTTCGCCCACGATGCGCAGACGGCGGGGCGCGGCTTCCACGTTGATTTCGCCGCTGATGGCAATGAAGCGATCCGCGCGCTGCACGGCGGGGAAGTGCTTGGCGACCACCTTGGCTTTGCCGTTGGCACCGGTCAGCAACCATTCGCCGGTGATGACAACTTCGCCTGATTTGGCTTCGGCACCATTCATCCAGGCCAGGATGCGGTCGTCGCGCGGGGTGGCCCGCATGACCGACGGGAAGCGCAGCGAGTCGATGACGATGCGATCGTCCACCAGACGTGCCTGCAAGGTACCGTCCAGCAGCCGCACGCCGTCGTCAATGCGAACCACACGCAGGCCTTCGCCCTTGACCGTGCCACGCGCGCCCCAGACACCTGCGTCACGACGGATGCGCACATCACCCGCCACCCGGCCGCCGACTTCCAGCGTGTCGCCTGTGAACAGGCTCAACCAGGCCAAGTCCTTCACATTCAGGGATAGGTCGGCCTGCGCGGGTTTGGATTCATCGAGCGACAGCGAACCGACGCTGGCGATCAATTCTGCCTCGCCGCGTCCCTTGACGGTGCCGATACGTTCACCAGCCAGGTCCAGTTCTACCGTCAATCGGCTGTGGCCCGGCGTGCGCGTCGGCTCGGCGCGGACATCTGCCAGCAAGGCGGTCAGGCCCAGCGGCACCGGCGGGTCACCCGGAATCCAGACGTCGCCACTGCGACGACCCAGCCGCGCCGTACCAGCCAGCGCGTCGGCAAAACGCAAGTCCCACTCGCCATCGACCAGAATGCGGCGATCGGCCAGGGGCGCGTTGGGCACTTCCTTCTTGCGCACACCGCCGTCACCAAACCAGGCGGTCATCAGTTCCGGCGACCAGGCCAGCCCGTTGATGCGACCCTTGGTTTCCCAGCGCCCTGCGCCGCCACGCGAACCCGCGTGTTCAATGACCGAGGGGTCGGTTTCCGGCAAGCTCAGGCGAATGCCCGTGGCACCCACTTCCCATTGCCATGCCGGGCTGCGTGCGTCGGGCAGGTAAATGATGCTGACCGGCCGCGTAAGCGCCACGGCCACCGGTTTGCGTTTTACGTCCAGCGTGGCCACTGTGCCGCGCCAGCCGGTCAAGGCAGCGTTCGGCTGGCCTCGCACACCTGTGCCCCATCCGCCATTGAAGCTGGTGCGAATGGTGGCGCGTTCGGTCTGCGGCGGTGCAGGAACGATTTCCGCATCGACCGAGCCTTCATGCTTGGCCAGCGTGCCTGACACCACCAGCGCTGCCTTGCTGACCGAGGCTTGCGGTGCGCTGGTGACGCTCAGGCCTTCGATGCGCACGTCCGCACTGACGGGGGATTGAGCAATCGCCACACGCTGCCCCGTCTTGCCCAGCGATGCCTTGCCTTCAATGCGATCCAGCACCACGCCACCCGGCAGCTTCAGACGGCTGCCATCGAGCGTGGTGTCGATGACGGGGGTATTCAGATTACCCACGACCTGGCCCTTGGCAGCCATCTTGCCGCCCAGACCGGGCCACAAGGCTTCCAGCGTGGGCAATTGCAGGTCGAAGCCCAGGCGATCCTTGTCCCCGCCCACGCTGCCTTCCACTGCCAGGCGGTTGTCGGCAATGTCGAGCGTCGCCAGCAGGTTGGACAGCGTCGTTTCCGTGAAGCGCGTGGAAATCTTGCCGGACAAGGGGCGGCGGTTCCAGCGGCTGGCCGGGTCAACGGTGACGCGCGCGCTGCCCTGAATGGCGGGCGACAAGGCACCGTCGACATCGGCCTGTGCCGTCAGGTTGGCGGGCGGCATCGACCATCCCGGCACCCAGCGGGCCGGATCGAAATTCTGCAGTGCCAGCTTGGCCGCGAACTTGCGTGTGCCGGCAAGTTCCAGGCGACCGCTGGCAGTGGCCTTGGCATCACCGGCGCTCAGAATCGCCTGCGAGATATCAACGACTTCGTTTTCCAGCTTGGCACTGAGGCGCAGCGCAAGCGGCGTCTTGTTGCCTTGCTCGCGCAGGTCGGCTTCAACGATCTGCCGGGTCTGGTTGGCATCGAAAGAAATCGGGCCTGACAGTTTGGTGGGCACCGCTGCGGTGTAAAGCAATGCGGCGTTCACATCGGCCAGCGTCAGCTTGCCGACCACCCGATCAACCGGCGCGTCGGGCGTACCCTGCCGACGCCAATCGACATTGCCCTTCACGCTGCCTGCACCGGGCAACTGGATCACGATGTCCGACAGCTGGGCGGCATCCAGCGTGGCCAACGGCAAAGCCAAGATGGCTCGCACGTCCGTGACGGGGATTGCCCCCGTGTCGTAGGCAGCGGCCGCGCCATTGTGTACCCACAGCGGCCCTTGCAGACGTGGTTGTCCGCTGGGATCGGTGGTCACCACACTCAGGTCGCTGCCGATTTCAAGACTTGCACGCGGTGCACCCGGCACCCAGGCAGCGGGGTCAACACCACGCAGATTCAAGCGCGCAGCACGCAGCGGGAAACCACCATCCAGCAGGCCAGCGCGCACCAGTCCCTCGACGGATACGCCTGATCCTTCACCACGCAGGTTCAGTTGCAGATCGTCCAGCGAACCCGTTGCCCCGGCGTGCACATTGAAGCGCCGTTCGCCCTGTCGTACCTGGCTATCCAGTTCGCTTTGAATATCGAAGGGCTGGCTTGCGCCCAGATTGACCGTGCCACGCAAGGTTGCATCGGCATCAGGGCCAAGCACCTTGATGCGGTTCAAGGTCAGCCGATACCCATCGAGCCGGGCGACCACACTGGCATCGAGTTCGGAAATCGATACCGGCAAGGGTTTGCCGTTCTGTGAAATGTCGAGCGTGCCCAACTGCATACGTTCCAGATCGACCTCGATCGGCAAGCCGATAGAGGCCGGGAAACCCGAAGACGGCGTGTCATCCGGCCCTGAAATGGTGTTGACCGACAGGCGCTGCGCAGCAAGCTCGATGACCTGCACGCGGCGGTTGCGCAAGGCCGTCCAGTTGACGGTGACGCGCAGCTTGTCGGCGCTCAGGTCGATGGTGGGATTGGCAAACTGGAAATGCTCGATGGTCAGCCCATCAAGCAGCGTGCCCTGTACGCCGTCGACCACGCCGGTTCCGCCGGATTGCTCCAGGCCGGTATTCAGTGCAAAGCGCGCACCGTTGGTCGAGGCCAGCAACCAGGCCAGCCCGCCAACAATGGTCAGCAACAAGACCAGCAATACGCCTGCCATCCACCACAGCCAGCGGCGGCTCCGTTTGCGGGGTGCCTCCGGTTGCGGAACAGGCTGTACGTCGGGCGTCAAAAGGCAATCCCCAAAGAGAAGTGCAAGCGCAGGCGGGAATCGCGGATGGCGTAGGCCACGTCAAGGTTGAGCGGGCCGGCGGGTGTGCGCACCCGGGCACCGACGCCAACACTGGCGGCCAGGTCCATGTTGGTGAAGCTGTCGGCCACGTTGCCGGCGTCGGCAAACACAGCGGCACCGAAACGCTCGTCAAAGAAGCGCGTGTATTCAACGCTGCCGACCAGCAAGGATTTGTCACCCAGGATCGCGCCGTTCACATCGCGGCCCAGGCCCAGATAACGGTAGCCCCGCACCGTGCGGGCACCACCGGTTCGATAGCTGAAGTCTTGCGGCACGCGCAACAGGTCGCGCGCCCACAATTGACCGATTTCGCCGCGAATCGTCAGCACGTCACGTTTGGCAATCGTCCACCAGCGCTGCGCACGGAAATTCAGGCGACCGAACTGATTGCCGCCATCAAGCTCGGTACCCAGGCCCGCACCGACCACCAGCAAGGTGCCGTCGCGCGGGTCGTATTTGTCGTTCACGTCACGGCGCAGCCATTCGACCGTGGTGGTGGCCGTGTTGGTACGGAATGAGGGGATGCCCAGAATGCCGACTTCTTCGGCCGCGATACGTGCACCCAGGCGGGTTTCGTATTCGGCACGGGAATTCGGGTTGCCGGCACGACGCGTGTACAGACGCGTGCCGCCAAGCGCCAGGCGTTTGGTCTTCACGTCTTCGATGTCGGAATCTTCGACCAGCACACCCACGCTGTCGCGATAGCCCTTGCCCGCAGTCGGCGGGAAATGCACATCGAAATAGCCAAGCTTGCGCAGCTTGTCCAGACGCAAGCCGGTCTCCACCGCAATCGGATAACCCAGCACCACGTTCTGGCGGTAGACGGTTTCGGCCCGCAGACCAGCTTCATCATCAATACCAAAGATGATGTTCATGCGCCGGGGGCGGGATTCCGTCACCTCGACGTTGATGGGCACCGTCACATCGGTCAGCGGCCCACCGCCTGCGTCTACCCCCGGTGGAACTTCCGGGCCAACCCGCGCACCAGCCAGCTGC contains these protein-coding regions:
- the dcd gene encoding dCTP deaminase, producing the protein MSIKSDRWIRRTALAHGMIEPFEPGQVREVNGQRIVSYGTSSYGYDVRCADEFKIFTNINSTIVDPKAFDEKSFVDFKGPVCIIPPNSFALARTVEYFRIPRSTLTICLGKSTYARCGIIVNVTPLEPEWEGHVTLEFSNTTPLPAKIYAGEGCAQFLFLESDEVCETSYKDRGGKYQGQQGVTLPRT
- a CDS encoding translocation/assembly module TamB domain-containing protein; this encodes MAGVLLVLLLTIVGGLAWLLASTNGARFALNTGLEQSGGTGVVDGVQGTLLDGLTIEHFQFANPTIDLSADKLRVTVNWTALRNRRVQVIELAAQRLSVNTISGPDDTPSSGFPASIGLPIEVDLERMQLGTLDISQNGKPLPVSISELDASVVARLDGYRLTLNRIKVLGPDADATLRGTVNLGASQPFDIQSELDSQVRQGERRFNVHAGATGSLDDLQLNLRGEGSGVSVEGLVRAGLLDGGFPLRAARLNLRGVDPAAWVPGAPRASLEIGSDLSVVTTDPSGQPRLQGPLWVHNGAAAAYDTGAIPVTDVRAILALPLATLDAAQLSDIVIQLPGAGSVKGNVDWRRQGTPDAPVDRVVGKLTLADVNAALLYTAAVPTKLSGPISFDANQTRQIVEADLREQGNKTPLALRLSAKLENEVVDISQAILSAGDAKATASGRLELAGTRKFAAKLALQNFDPARWVPGWSMPPANLTAQADVDGALSPAIQGSARVTVDPASRWNRRPLSGKISTRFTETTLSNLLATLDIADNRLAVEGSVGGDKDRLGFDLQLPTLEALWPGLGGKMAAKGQVVGNLNTPVIDTTLDGSRLKLPGGVVLDRIEGKASLGKTGQRVAIAQSPVSADVRIEGLSVTSAPQASVSKAALVVSGTLAKHEGSVDAEIVPAPPQTERATIRTSFNGGWGTGVRGQPNAALTGWRGTVATLDVKRKPVAVALTRPVSIIYLPDARSPAWQWEVGATGIRLSLPETDPSVIEHAGSRGGAGRWETKGRINGLAWSPELMTAWFGDGGVRKKEVPNAPLADRRILVDGEWDLRFADALAGTARLGRRSGDVWIPGDPPVPLGLTALLADVRAEPTRTPGHSRLTVELDLAGERIGTVKGRGEAELIASVGSLSLDESKPAQADLSLNVKDLAWLSLFTGDTLEVGGRVAGDVRIRRDAGVWGARGTVKGEGLRVVRIDDGVRLLDGTLQARLVDDRIVIDSLRFPSVMRATPRDDRILAWMNGAEAKSGEVVITGEWLLTGANGKAKVVAKHFPAVQRADRFIAISGEINVEAAPRRLRIVGETTVDAGWVFLGTSSPATLDSDVVIRRTTGEAPARGNSTGVSIDVSVDLGNRFYLRGMGIDTALAGKLRILGEGSNLRANGSVRTIGGQYAAYGQSLSVRRGVITFQGPLDDPLLDIMALRVGPLVQAGVQVGGSARHPRITLVSEPSVSDVEKLSWLLLGRGPDDAGGADAGLLLSAATALLGDKDGVPLARQLGVDELGIRSGNVGSSRGLLPERTVAGDSTSSTSDLATEFFIVGKRISDNVYASYEQALAGREGVIRLSYQISRRLQLVGRGGTINGVDLMYTVLFGN
- a CDS encoding autotransporter assembly complex protein TamA, which translates into the protein MRLTRLRLPVLAGPQLIASTSARWLQVVGVSAALFCAGNVWAAKPEIVIDPGGIDSSALQAVNQAVQTIAALAEDQDGGEAARLRRRAQDAAITALSTEGYFRPEVTLEAGTDIGGETWDISIVPGERAIIEDVLIEFNGAITGPKWTQRVKELREAWNIEVGQPFRNEAWEDAKRTMLDGAMRRDFPTAYWADSIADVDAERARVRLHLTLDSGPAVHLGEVKVIGLKRVPEGLVERYVRFAPGERFDRGQLTDWQQELQGTAFFNGVKIDIDTQQLAGARVGPEVPPGVDAGGGPLTDVTVPINVEVTESRPRRMNIIFGIDDEAGLRAETVYRQNVVLGYPIAVETGLRLDKLRKLGYFDVHFPPTAGKGYRDSVGVLVEDSDIEDVKTKRLALGGTRLYTRRAGNPNSRAEYETRLGARIAAEEVGILGIPSFRTNTATTTVEWLRRDVNDKYDPRDGTLLVVGAGLGTELDGGNQFGRLNFRAQRWWTIAKRDVLTIRGEIGQLWARDLLRVPQDFSYRTGGARTVRGYRYLGLGRDVNGAILGDKSLLVGSVEYTRFFDERFGAAVFADAGNVADSFTNMDLAASVGVGARVRTPAGPLNLDVAYAIRDSRLRLHFSLGIAF
- a CDS encoding arginine/lysine/ornithine decarboxylase encodes the protein MKFRFPVVIIDEDFRSENSSGLGVRALAAALESEGMEVLGITSYGDMSSFAQQQSRASAFILSIDDEEFGSGIPEDVANVVAKLRTFISELRFRNSEIPIYLYGETRTSRHIPNDILRELHGFIHMFEDTPEFVARHIIREAKSYLESLPPPFFRELVKYAQDGSYSWHCPGHGGGVAFLKSPVGQMFHQFFGENMLRADVCNAVDELGQLLDHTGPIAESERNAARIFNADHCYFVTNGTSTSNKIVWHSTVATGDIVVVDRNCHKSILHAIIMTGAIPVFLRPTRNHLGIIGPIPLDEFRPENIQKKIDANPFIKDKSKKPRILTLTQSTYDGVVYNVETIKGLLGDTVDTLHFDEAWVPHAAFHHFYKNMHAIGVDRPRSKDAMVFATHSTHKLLAGISQASQIIVQESENRKLDRHIFNEAYLMHTSTSPQYAIIASCDVAAAMMEAPGGPALVEESIFEALDFRRAMRKVDDEFGDDDWWFKVWGPEALATDGIGEREDWVLKPNDDWHGFGGLADGFNMLDPIKATIITPGLDVSGKFGETGIPASIVTRFLAEHGVVVEKTGLYSFFILFTIGITKGRWNTLLTALQQFKDDYDRNQPMWRILPDFVRDHPQYEKVGLRDLCQRIHDIYRENDVARMTTEMYLSDMEPAMKPSDAFAMMAHREIERVEIDKLEGRITAVLLTPYPPGIPLLIPGERFNRTIVQYLEFARKFNSQFPGFETDIHGLAEVEDEHGKTVYYVDCVKTT